One window from the genome of Leishmania mexicana MHOM/GT/2001/U1103 complete genome, chromosome 18 encodes:
- a CDS encoding putative vacuolar ATP synthase subunit c — translation MTESFVILALPYLQPSQDPLQSAQYEALVRQMGPLGQTFRHFFIPSLKIGTLDSLMEASDELAKLDPMMENNLQKLIGLMEETSGKPRSVVTTFRINQTQEMSSAGYIKNFLWSSAQFDPKETIQNLIEKFSRINATADERVRVMLAEYTETRNKLIAANRKGEGNLSIRPIRELVALYNRDYQCFVDTELLATVFVAVPVAAQKEWMATYWKMSEYVCPQSNRVVAEDKEYVLNSIVIFRKVMDDVKTACRKKRYAIREVEGTDDLSSAELRSLQQKAEKEKKALYTLLWQQYCTCYVAWIHLKAVRVFIEALLKFGLPPRFIAVVLQVPADKEAEIRKRIAQVYPDLTTPLANDVTADTGALQQEYPYVSLKVTNVQK, via the coding sequence ATGACCGAGAGTTTTGTAATTCTTGCGCTGCCATACTTGCAGCCGTCGCAGGACCCCCTGCAGTCCGCCCAATATGAAGCGCTTGTGCGTCAGATGGGCCCTCTGGGACAGACGTTTCGCCACTTTTTTATCCCCAGCCTCAAGATTGGCACGTTGGACTCTCTAATGGAGGCAAGCGATGAGTTAGCGAAGCTGGATCCGATGATGGAGAACAATCTGCAGAAGTTGATTGGGCTGATGGAGGAAACATCCGGAAAGCCGCGCAGTGTAGTTACGACGTTCCGAATCAACCAAACTCAGGAAATGTCGTCCGCTGGCTACATCAAGAACTTCCTGTGGAGCAGTGCGCAGTTCGACCCCAAGGAGACAATTCAGAACCTAATAGAGAAATTTTCCCGAATCAACGCTACAGCTGATGAACGTGTCCGTGTCATGCTGGCGGAGTACACTGAAACTCGCAACAAACTCATAGCGGCGAACCGGAAGGGTGAGGGAAACCTGTCCATCCGTCCGATTCGAGAGCTAGTCGCCCTCTATAATCGGGACTATCAGTGCTTTGTCGACACGGAGTTGCTGGCCACCGTTTTCGTAGCGGTACCTGTGGCGGCGCAAAAGGAGTGGATGGCGACTTACTGGAAGATGAGCGAGTATGTGTGCCCGCAGTCGAACCGCGTTGTGGCCGAAGACAAAGAATACGTGCTCAACAGCATTGTTATATTCCGGAAGGTCATGGACGATGTAAAGACGGCGTGCCGCAAGAAGCGTTATGCTATCCGCGAAGTGGAAGGCACCGATGACCTTTCTTCCGCCGAGTTGCGGAGCTTGCAGCAGAAGgcggaaaaggagaagaaggcgctTTACACGCTACTGTGGCAGCAGTATTGCACCTGTTATGTTGCCTGGATTCACCTCAAGGCGGTGCGGGTGTTTATCGAGGCGCTTCTGAAGTTCGGACTCCCGCCGCGCTTCATtgctgtggtgctgcaggtgcctGCGGATAAGGAGGCCGAAATCCGCAAGCGTATTGCGCAGGTGTACCCCGACTTGACGACGCCGTTGGCGAATGATGTGACTGCTGATACTGGTGCTTTACAGCAGGAGTACCCCTATGTTTCCTTGAAAGTGACGAACGTGCAAAAATAG